CAACTGAGAATGTCCCATTCGAtaagcagcagcaacaaattCGTTAAAGATAGCTGGATTAGATGGCCCATTCGACGGAGGGTGGAGGCTTGCTAACGGACCTATAACATATAATCTGTTAGATGTGTTTCATTTAAAGGGGAACTAAAGCATGTAGCAATGAGATTACTAACCGAGAAGGACGGGAAGATACTCTTTATAGGTGATGTGCTGAAATTCTGCGATAACAATGCGACGAGCTTGTTGATAGTAAAACTCGTCCGTCTTATCGGATCCATAGATATCGTACAGCAGTTTAGCTACCCTGTTGTGTTCCCGTAGCCACAACGTGTGCATAACAGCAAGAAGAGGTTGCACAGTGGCTCTTGGATCGCCTGCATAGATCGAAAGATGAATCTAGCATACTCTATAACTTATTACTAGGAATGGACCACATGCGGTTTGTGGTTTTGGCCTGCGCAATGGCAGCATCGTAACTCCTACTATAGTGAATTGAACTAACCACATTTTTTACGTTGAACTGTTTTCTATACGTAACGTATAAGCCTACCTGCCATAAAACACGATTGAGCAGCAGGGCATGTGTTGGTCGGGTCGTTGGGGCAGCAAGTAGGGGACAGAGGCATTAACTCACGACCGTTCTTCATCGACACCTTCATGAGGCCTTTGCCTGACGTCGTGTCACGCAGAGAACGGGCAACTTCGTCGTTGTTCCCGTAAATTTGCGAGCCGTCCATCCAATGTGTTAAGGAATTTATCTACAGTAATTTGATATTCGGTTGATATTAGATTCATGTATGTATGATTTGCAAACCTGTTCTCGGCTTGTGGGAGTTGTGTCGTCGAGATTCAGACCGAAAGAAGATCGAACCGTATGGATGCATGTGATGTTCTGGCTGCTGTACACTGCATCATCAATCGGAACTGTAATAGGTAAGCATTCGGGGTGTGCAAGACCTAAACTGACATCGCTGCAACGACACAGGATAGCTCCTCCACTACCTTTAGACCGAAAGCAAATGTATTGTAGTTACGTATACACTTTTAaatgttattcattttcacttgttttggCGATGGCTGTAAATGTTAAATCGTGGTCGAGGAATTGGCCCCATTGCATCGTTAACAGAGTCGCTTGGCTTTCCGACACGCTTTTATTGACTGTCACGCTGGTAGTGACCAAACGAGGACTTGCTAGAGCAGCTTCGGATTCCGATACACGAATTGTTGAAACACCTTGGATTCACGAAGAAAGATGATTGAGGGTCATGTTCTATCAAGGTGTTATGTAGGTACCATCTGAATAGGTTGCTGGTCCCATAAGTCGCTGAAATATTGTGTTTGCCTCTCCGTATCGTGGGTTTTCGAGATTGTTACACGTTCCGTCGAAGCTACGATACGGATAGGAAGGATCGCATTTCGATAAAGGTTGTAACTTGCGTTCGGTTATGTCATCGAAACGGATTTCATTGGCAGGAACATCAAATCTGTTTGGTTGTGCCCGTGTTTAGTTGTAATCCTAATAttaaatgattttattttttactttgaacTTAAATACTGGCGTGCAGTCAATTCTATAGAAGCTTCTTTCGATTGTTTGACGTCGTCAGGGATGGCGAATGGATCAAAGCCCGAAAATATTTCTTCACGAATCAAAGTGTGATTCTTCATGGACGTTTTAAATTTACCGATGGTTAATTGCGGTTTGTCAATACCAAACAGATTTATGTACATACCATTGCTTCTTCCAGCGCTTCTACGTCCCTAGCATACTGGCGACCCACTTGCAGACCCTCCTCGAGATCTTCCTTGGATAGATTATGTTGAAAGCTATCCTGGAAAATGAGATGGCGGCTAGCTTTTCCAAACATAATTTGTGGGCAAAAACATgttgaaaaatatttaccgCTAACGTTTCGAATGAGAGTGTGAATAAAATTACGAATCGTATTGCAAAAGCCATCTTTTAAACGAGCTCTTTGGCGAAAATGTTTTGTATTAAACGATGGCCGAATTATATCGTAGTTCGTCGTTCCGAGACTGGACCAATACTGATAAATAAACACGTTCATTGCAGCCGTTCACGTATACACGGGAAGTTCTATACAAAACTTTACACCTGCGTCTCACCATCTGCGTGTTGAAACTGTGATGTGTAACGCTGTCGGTGTCTGTGTATGTCTGTACGCGattcaaaacatttaaataacaaaacattgaTAAGCAATTTTCATGGCGAAATACATCGCGCTTGTTAAAATATAGGTCGAATTCATATTATAGCCATGGTTTGTTGAAAAGCTTTTGCCCTCGATATATAGTTACACGACATTCAATATTTTCACATGCGCTTCGTGTAGTCGATCAACATTTAGTGACCGATAAGACGAACTAGAAATGTGAAACCTTACTGAGAATCGGTATTAAAAACTAGGCCACTACGTCAAGAGAAAATCGGTCCGAGAGATCAATTAGCATTGCATTTATCTAAACGCTACGTCATTGTTTCccgaatgaaaataaacagcTGATTACAGCGTGTGATGCAAACTGATGTTGATTGGTTGCTAAGCGTCAAGCACTGCATTTAAATCCAAAGATCATTTTCTGGACGCCATCCTATAGCAAACATCATACGACGTTTCTTGCTCCATATAAAAGACTGAGTTCTTCATCATGTTGTTTAGCAGTTCTTCAACACATCGCCTTTGCATCGGTTGCTATATCCCAGTTTCAATCCAGAAACATGGCACCCCCTGGATGCTTGATGTTAATCGTGTCGTTGATTGTTGGCGGTGCTATTTCAGGTTCGCTAGCTCAACGTAGATTTGGTGCTCGAGGAAAGATGACCGGTGGCTACTCATCGGTCGATGTCGATGATGATCTCGTTAAAGAGATGGCAAATTTTGCCACTTCTGCCTTATCAGAAAGCAGCAACGCTGAGCCATTGGCGTTGATTAAAATCGTGAAAGCCGAATCGCAAATCGTGGCCGGTAAGAACTTCAAACTCATTTTAGAGTTGGACAACGTACGCCATGCCAGCGAAGATGAAAACCTTGTCTGCGAGGTGGTCGTGTTCGACCAACCGTGGACCAACACTCGTCAATTAAGCAAATCTAATTGCTTACCAAGACGAGTCATCCATTCTTGGAGGCAAACCCTGGCCGAGTCCAACGGCGCAAATGAAATTACGCCAGTCGTGGAGGAAGTGATAGTTGAAACTCGAGCACCGACTGTAGGCGGTTACTCTCCGATTGACGTAGAGCACATCGACGTCAAAGACATGGCTGATTTCGCTACGACTAGCATATCGGCGAGTAGCAACTCAGGACCTTTGGTGTTGCTCAATATCGTTGAAGCAGAAGTGCAGGTTGTGGCTGGCCGAAACTACAAGTTAACTTTAGAGCTTGGCAGTGCGGCTGACGGAGCAACGGGGGCACATCTCGTGTGCAAAGTGATCGTTTTTTATCAATCGTGGACCAATAGACGCCATCTGCGTGAATCCAATTGTTTACCTTCCACAGATCTCGTTACGGAAATCATGCGAGCCATCGAGGGACATCAAGAATTGTGGAGAGTTGCCAGTTATCTTAACGAGTCCCGCGAAGAGCTATCAAAAGAGTTTCCCCTCGTCAGCCCAGGTAAAGTACCTATTTACTCAATTAAACTTAATTTTCTCTGCCGAGTCATTAAATGGAGGCTCAATCGTTTGAAACGTCCGAACAGACGGCACCAAGTTGAGCTACACGTTCTTTGCTCCAACATCATTTGCCTTCATGATGCAAACGCCACAGGATGTTGGCGATCCGCTCCTGATGGACTCTGATTTCCGAAGATCGATACTCACACGTCACCTGTCTGCCTCATTGATCTCACCTGACGATCTGGCCAAAGCGGACTTGGTTCTTATGGCTTCCAGGTCGGCTACACTGACCAGAAGGAGCACTAACGAAGATTGCAATCTTCCTCCAGTTAACACCGAAAATGGCGAATGTGAAGCTTACATGCCCTCGTGGACGTTCAAATCGAATTCGGGCACATGCGAGGGCTTCGTGTACGGCGGATGTGGTCAAACAGCCAATCTATTCGAAACGGAAGCGGCTTGCCAAACCGCATGTGATCCAGCTGTTCGTAAGTGATTAGACTAGACGTCTGGCAATTTACACGGCGAtcttgatttttgattttctgttAGATCCCTTGATAAATTTAATCAATGAAGCAGAAATCCAGCCGGTTCCTATTCCATTGGCTCACGATTTTGGAACAGTGTACGTCATCAATCGAGTATTCATGGATGGGGACGAAGTGGGTGAGGTCCTAAGAAAACATCCAAGCCCCGGATATGGATTCTTTGGTTTACCTTTAGTCGTAAATCCATTGATTCCCAATGAAAATATCCTTGGCAAGATCACTGGAGGATTTTCCTCTAACAACGTAGATGATCCTGAAATCAAGGAGATGGCTGACTTTGCCGTAGCTGCTATATCGGCCAATGTGGGATCGGTTAGACTCGTCAGGATTTTAAAGGCTCACACGAATATTGTGGCCGGCAAAAACTTTAAATTGATGCTTGAACTTAAAAGGGTTTTCGATGGAGATGATGGAGAAGATCTGCTTTGCGATGCGGTCGTCTTCGATCAATCGTGGACCAACACCCGAAAATTGAGCGAGTCAAGTTGCCTGTCCATCAACACAATCGCTTCGTGGAACAAGATGCACAAACAGCCCGCATCGCAGTCAGAATTTAACTGTTTGCAAATGAGAGACCCTGTTAATGATGAACAAGTTCCTAACGAAGATTCAATGTAAATgtagtaaaataaaacaagtcaaaatatttacattaatATTTGCAAGGTGTGTTGCGGTTAGTACTTAACCGTCGTAGGGCTTGTTTGGGTTTTAAACAGAATGcgtgattttcctttttgaaatgtttttgatttttttagcTACTAGATGGCAACCATGTCTTGGACgctgattttgaaagaaataaaaacaagaattttagCTATCATCACGGCTTTCCGCAAGGGTTTTCAAAGAGCTAACAATAGAATTTGACATAGCTCAAATTAAGTTCGTACACAATCACTGGGTATTGCAAAATCAAAGAGAGCAGTAGGATCCAATCATCTGCTACGCTTTTTAACAGTCTACAAGACGTTgcgtgttttaaaaaaatttcagttatGCATTTGCATATTGTGATGGTTGTCCAATGGCTTGTTGCGACTCAACACTGATCTATAGGTAAGAtatttcccccctctttcctCCCAAATAGGATTTGTTCTAGAGAGTTGATTTACGAGTTGGCAAGACGTTTAATGCAGCAGTGGAAGTCTGCTGCGGCTGGCGCCTGTCAACCTCTTCCAGTTGCCGGtgcaagttaaaaaaaatatatgttaatTTGATGATTCATATTtgaacaaaaacagaaacaagtCGAGCAGAATAATGCAATAAGCACGCGCGTAAAGCGAACCAAAAGCAGATAATGAGCAATTAAGACACACGTAAGATTTACGGGTCTTTTTCTTAGAGGGGGGAGGACTGAATTTCTTGTTATACCAAAGACGGCCATTGTCACAAACGAGATTTCCCAAcgcacgttaaaaaaaatatatggtatgaaacagaaaaataaatttcactCGATCGTAAATCATTCCGACTGTTAGTCTCTCCCCCCCATCTCTCTCgtttgtcatttgtttctttcggtGTAGGAGGAGGCCATATTTCTTCCATCGGTTTCAAATGCTTAACTCCTTTTTCCGCTCCTTGTTTAATTGGTTGCACACTAACCAGCTCACCGAATGGAACTACCGAAAAGAggataaccccccccccccctttaacAAGAATCGAATTATAAAATAAGCTGTCTGCAAATGGAgcctgttttttctttcaacccAACTTTGGATATTGTTGATGCTTATCGGCTTGTGCAAGCCGGGAACAAGCCATTGAATGCTGGTGCGAAGCGATTTGTGGGATTATGTGGGCCCGTCCGTGTGGAAACGACAGGTGAGCATgtccagtgtgtgtgtgtgtgtaaacgATTTATCATGGGCTATAGAATTAAACGCTGCCCTGGGCTGATGAAGGGCCAGTTGATGTAT
This genomic stretch from Daphnia carinata strain CSIRO-1 chromosome 4, CSIRO_AGI_Dcar_HiC_V3, whole genome shotgun sequence harbors:
- the LOC130694420 gene encoding chorion peroxidase-like; the protein is MAFAIRFVILFTLSFETLADSFQHNLSKEDLEEGLQVGRQYARDVEALEEAMNHTLIREEIFSGFDPFAIPDDVKQSKEASIELTARQYLSSKFDVPANEIRFDDITERKLQPLSKCDPSYPYRSFDGTCNNLENPRYGEANTIFQRLMGPATYSDGVSTIRVSESEAALASPRLVTTSVTVNKSVSESQATLLTMQWGQFLDHDLTFTAIAKTSSGGAILCRCSDVSLGLAHPECLPITVPIDDAVYSSQNITCIHTVRSSFGLNLDDTTPTSREQINSLTHWMDGSQIYGNNDEVARSLRDTTSGKGLMKVSMKNGRELMPLSPTCCPNDPTNTCPAAQSCFMAGDPRATVQPLLAVMHTLWLREHNRVAKLLYDIYGSDKTDEFYYQQARRIVIAEFQHITYKEYLPVLLGPLASLHPPSNGPSNPAIFNEFVAAAYRMGHSQLRSFIRLYEADGSESSQSFLLGNSFITGGTRLLHPTFVDNALRGLLRTQAQSVDENFAEDITSLLFRPDPNELGADLVSINIQRGRDHGLPPYVIARNIAQVKLFNNGASCPSSNTTFDDLKSTTSEEVIASFKKLYGSPKDIDLYIGGVTEKHVPGALIGPTFGYIIATQFENLKRSDRFFYSDVTKNISFNSAQLGEIEKSSLARIICDNGDGSITSIQPNAFRIPTGSNTPFPCSDIPGINFHTFEGIQSVTGRTEEL
- the LOC130694421 gene encoding uncharacterized protein LOC130694421, giving the protein MAPPGCLMLIVSLIVGGAISGSLAQRRFGARGKMTGGYSSVDVDDDLVKEMANFATSALSESSNAEPLALIKIVKAESQIVAGKNFKLILELDNVRHASEDENLVCEVVVFDQPWTNTRQLSKSNCLPRRVIHSWRQTLAESNGANEITPVVEEVIVETRAPTVGGYSPIDVEHIDVKDMADFATTSISASSNSGPLVLLNIVEAEVQVVAGRNYKLTLELGSAADGATGAHLVCKVIVFYQSWTNRRHLRESNCLPSTDLVTEIMRAIEGHQELWRVASYLNESREELSKEFPLVSPDGTKLSYTFFAPTSFAFMMQTPQDVGDPLLMDSDFRRSILTRHLSASLISPDDLAKADLVLMASRSATLTRRSTNEDCNLPPVNTENGECEAYMPSWTFKSNSGTCEGFVYGGCGQTANLFETEAACQTACDPAVHPLINLINEAEIQPVPIPLAHDFGTVYVINRVFMDGDEVGEVLRKHPSPGYGFFGLPLVVNPLIPNENILGKITGGFSSNNVDDPEIKEMADFAVAAISANVGSVRLVRILKAHTNIVAGKNFKLMLELKRVFDGDDGEDLLCDAVVFDQSWTNTRKLSESSCLSINTIASWNKMHKQPASQSEFNCLQMRDPVNDEQVPNEDSM